One Setaria italica strain Yugu1 chromosome I, Setaria_italica_v2.0, whole genome shotgun sequence DNA window includes the following coding sequences:
- the LOC101771911 gene encoding apoptosis-inducing factor 2 has translation MAAAGKARVVVVGGGVAGSLLAKTMERHADVVLLDPKEYLEIPWAELRSTVEPSFAERSLIYHKDYLTDATIVTSSAVDITKDAVLTADGQSLPYDYLVIATGHALTSPGSRDDRVKEFQRDNQKIESSDSVLIIGGGPTGVELAGEIAVDYPQKKVTLIHRGPRLLEFIGEKASRKSLDWLTSKKVDVLLQQSVDLGSLSDTEKVYKTSGGETITADCHFVCIGKPLSSSWLNDTILKESLDNKGRVMVEKDLRVKGYNNVFAIGDITDIPEIKQGYLAQKHALLVAKNLKLLIKGSPNTKLSTYNTGFPLALVSLGRNEGVAQFPYLTISGCLPGKIKSRDLFISKTRKQIGLNG, from the exons GAAGGAGTACCTGGAGATCCCCTGGGCTGAACTGAGGTCAACGGTCGAGCCATCTTTCGCTGAGAGATCTTTGATCTATCACAAAGATTACCTCACCGATGCGACCATCGTGACATCCTCTGCGGTCGATATCACTAAAGATGCTGTCCTGACTGCTGACGGTCAATCTCTTCCATATGATTACCTCGTCATAGCGACTGGCCATGCTTTGACTTCTCCTGGCAGCAGAGATGACAGGGTCAAAGAATTCCAGAGAG ATAATCAGAAGATAGAATCATCAGATTCTGTGTTGATAATTGGGGGTGGTCCAACTGGGGTTGAACTAGCTGGAGAGATTGCTGTAGACTACCCGCAGAAGAAGGTGACCCTTATCCATAGAGGACCACGTCTACTCGAATTCATTGGAGAGAAGGCTTCAAGGAAGTCTCTTGATTGGCTGACTTCGAAGAAAGTAGATGTGCTTCTTCAGCAATCAGTTGACTTGGGGTCACTATCAGATACAGAAAAGGTCTACAAAACATCAGGTGGAGAAACAATAACAGCTGATTGCCACTTTGTGTGCATTGGCAAGCCACTGAGTTCATCGTGGCTAAATGACACCATCCTGAAGGAATCTTTGGATAACAAGGGGAGAGTAATGGTGGAGAAGGATCTACGAGTGAAAGGTTATAACAACGTTTTTGCTATTGGTGACATCACAGATATTCCT GAAATCAAACAAGGGTACCTCGCCCAGAAGCATGCGCTGCTGGTGGCAAAGAACCTGAAATTACTGATCAAGGGTTCTCCTAACACCAAACTGTCAACTTACAACACCGGCTTTCCGTTGGCACTGGTCTCTCTTGGAAGGAACGAAGGGGTGGCTCAGTTCCCGTACCTGACAATCAGTGGGTGCTTACCAGGCAAGATCAAATCCCGGGATCTATTCATCAGCAAGACGAGGAAGCAGATTGGCCTGAATGGTTGA